The following are encoded in a window of Mustela nigripes isolate SB6536 chromosome 1, MUSNIG.SB6536, whole genome shotgun sequence genomic DNA:
- the GATD1 gene encoding glutamine amidotransferase-like class 1 domain-containing protein 1, whose product MASERLPSRPACLLVASGAAEGVSAQSFLHCFTLASAAFNLQVATPGGKTMDFVDVNEGNARWVQDFRLKAYASPAKLESIDGARYHALLIPSCPGALADLASSGSLARILQHFRSENKPICAVGHGVAALCCATNEDRSWVFQGYSVTGPSVYELVRAPGFAHLPLIVEDFVKDAGASFTASEPDAVHVVLDRHLVTGQNASSTVPAVHNLLFLCGGRK is encoded by the exons ATGGCGTCCGAGCGACTCCCGAGCCGGCCCGCCTGCCTCCTCGTGGCCAGCGGCGCCGCGGAGG GTGTGTCTGCCCAGTCCTTCCTTCACTGCTTCACGCTGGCCAGCGCCGCCTTCAACCTACAGGTGGCCACCCCTGGG GGGAAGACCATGGACTTCGTGGATGTGAATGAGGGTAACGCTCGCTGGGTGCAGGACTTCCGCCTCAAGGCCTACGCCAGCCCTGCCAAGCTGGAGTCCATTGATG GTGCCCGGTACCACGCCCTCCTGATTCCCAGCTGTCCCGGGGCCCTGGCCGACCTGGCCAGTAGTGGCTCCCTGGCCCGCATCCTCCAGCACTTCCGCTCGGAGAACA AGCCCATCTGCGCGGTTGGCCACGGCGTCGCAGCTCTGTGCTGTGCCACCAATGAGGACCGATCCTGGGTCTTCCAGGGCTACAGCGTCACAGGG CCGTCCGTGTACGAGCTCGTCAGGGCCCCTGGTTTTGCCCACCTGCCCCTCATCGTGGAGGACTTTGTGAAGGACGCCGGCGCCAGCTTCACTG CCAGTGAGCCGGACGCCGTGCATGTGGTGCTGGACCGCCACCTGGTCACAGGCCAGAATGCCAGCTCCACTGTCCCAGCCGTGCACAACCTGCTCTTTCTCTGCGGTGGCCG GAAATGA
- the TALDO1 gene encoding transaldolase, with the protein MSGSPVKRQRMESALDQLKQFTTVVADTGDFHAIDEYKPQDATTNPSLILAAAQMPAYQGLVEEAIAYGRRLGGSREEQITNAMDKLFVLFGAEILKKIPGRVSTEVDARLSFDKEAMVARARRLIELYQEAGLSTDRVLVKLSSTWEGIQAGKELEEQHGIHCNMTLLFSFAQAVACAEAGVTLISPFVGRILDWHVANTDKKSYEPLEDPGVKSVTKIYNYYKKFDYKTIVMGASFRNTGEIKALAGCDFLTISPKLLGELLKDSSKLVPVLSPKAAQASDLEKIHLDEKAFRWLHNEDQMAVEKLSDGIRKFAADAVKLEQMLVGRMFGTENGK; encoded by the exons ATGTCGGGCTCCCCGGTGAAGCGGCAGAGGATGGAGAGCGCGCTGGACCAGCTCAAGCAGTTCACCACCGTGGTGGCCGACACGGGCGACTTCCACG CCATCGACGAGTACAAGCCCCAGGATGCCACCACCAACCCGTCCCTGATCCTGGCTGCGGCGCAGATGCCAGCCTACCAGGGGCTGGTGGAGGAGGCCATCGCCTACGGCCGGAGGCTGGGCGG GTCACGAGAGGAACAGATCACAAATGCTATGGATAAACTTTTTGTGTTGTTTGGAGCggaaatattaaagaagattCCGGGCCGTGTGTCCACAGAAGTAGATGCGCG GTTGTCCTTTGACAAGGAGGCCATGGTGGCCCGAGCCCGGCGCCTCATCGAGCTCTACCAGGAAGCTGGGCTCAGCACGGACAGGGTCCTCGTAAAGCTCTCATCCACCTGGGAAGGGATCCAGGCTGGAAA ggagctggaggagcaGCATGGCATCCACTGCAACATGACGCTGCTCTTCTCCTTCGCCCAGGCCGTGGCCTGCGCCGAGGCGGGGGTGACCCTCATCTCCCCCTTTGTGGGCCGCATCCTCGACTGGCACGTGGCCAACACAGACAAGAAATCCTATGAGCCCCTGGAGGACCCGG GGGTGAAGAGTGTCACCAAGATCTACAACTACTACAAGAAGTTCGACTACAAGACCATCGTCATGGGCGCCTCCTTCCGCAACACCGGCGAGATCAAAGCACTGGCCGGCTGCGACTTCCTCACCATCTCGCCCAAGCTCCTGGGCGAGCTGCTCAAGGACAGCAGCAAGCTGGTGCCTGTGCTGTCGCCCAAGGCGG CACAGGCCAGCGACCTGGAGAAGATCCACCTGGATGAAAAGGCCTTCCGCTGGCTGCACAACGAGGACCAGATGGCGGTGGAGAAGCTCTCGGACGGGATCCGGAAGTTTGCTGCCGACGCCGTGAAGCTGGAGCAGATGCTGGTG GGCCGCATGTTCGGCACAGAAAACGGAAAATAG